One window of Microcoleus vaginatus PCC 9802 genomic DNA carries:
- a CDS encoding serine/threonine protein kinase yields the protein MKNRNFSINFGKCMCLNPEDILHENYQIINLLGAGGFARTYLAEQINTPDRPWCVVKEIPFPRSEEPRVLEQARRRFQSEASALRRLWNNSHIPELFDSFEENDHFYLVQEYIQGYQLRQELVAGQGWIDEERTVAFLLEVLEILQSVHQEGIVHRDIKPDNLMRRESNGEIVLIDFGAVREIATLSVNSTGEILTTQAIGTNGYMPAEQYNPQALPQPYNDIYALGITAIEAFTGRTPPFLLDRETGEVIWHYSTPDRPAVQVSDGLRNILTEMVRWNFRERYQSLNEILQHLDLLVAQPPLAEPPLLETPLPEPPVAEPPPPEPPVVKTPGSGKSHFRRLLLGSVGSATALAIVLLSPKNSPLIPRISPLIPRISAQPTPTTASADGVSSGEKLLVQTSALWSKQRGISEFADSNYPEAFKLLKQSWREDRRDPETLIYINNALLEASGAEYYTIAIVVPIRRNQDGSIANANLAEELLRGIAQAQTEVNLSLISNESKRDFPGQGFLQPKAINGKGLKVIIADDGNIKSYAVQRANYLVERPDILALIGHYTSDMTVETVDIYNRHKLVALSPGSTTEELTRKPRKFFFRTAPTTSVEAEGLVNQLLSVGRKKVAVFYNPDSPFSYSLWEQFTEQFEAKGGKTYRLRNYENLSKNDFNAEAAIEEVEKAGIKAIALFPDGQVTKSVENAIEMIKANGDRNWIVGPWTLYEPRTLEVAKQLKSVEKLGISLFWHPLASFDKKFPINAEKLWGGPVNTRSALTYDAARTLIKALEMQAQPTREGMQKTLADPHFKAEGATGIIEFDSKTGNRKNPPKRVAHIVPCSTAIYGVTFVPIEFPTAAAAGLKCD from the coding sequence ATTAAGAACCGCAATTTCTCAATAAATTTTGGAAAATGTATGTGTCTCAACCCAGAGGATATCCTGCACGAAAACTATCAAATTATCAACCTGTTGGGAGCGGGAGGGTTTGCTAGAACCTACCTGGCTGAACAAATAAACACACCCGATCGTCCTTGGTGCGTTGTTAAGGAAATTCCTTTTCCCCGATCGGAAGAGCCGCGCGTCTTGGAACAAGCAAGGAGGCGGTTTCAAAGCGAAGCTAGCGCCCTGCGCCGTCTCTGGAATAACTCGCACATTCCCGAATTGTTCGATAGCTTTGAAGAAAACGACCATTTCTACTTAGTTCAAGAATACATTCAAGGATATCAGCTCCGTCAAGAACTCGTTGCGGGTCAGGGGTGGATCGACGAGGAAAGAACCGTTGCTTTTTTGCTGGAAGTTCTGGAAATATTACAATCTGTTCACCAAGAAGGTATTGTACACCGCGACATTAAACCTGATAACTTAATGCGACGCGAATCCAATGGAGAAATTGTTTTAATTGATTTTGGAGCGGTCAGAGAAATAGCCACTCTTAGCGTTAACTCTACAGGTGAAATATTAACAACCCAGGCGATCGGCACTAACGGTTATATGCCCGCCGAACAATACAATCCGCAGGCGTTACCGCAACCTTACAATGACATTTACGCGCTAGGAATTACCGCTATTGAAGCTTTCACCGGGCGAACTCCCCCTTTTCTCCTCGATCGGGAAACTGGCGAGGTCATTTGGCATTACTCAACACCCGATCGACCTGCGGTACAAGTTAGCGACGGTTTGAGAAATATTTTAACTGAGATGGTGCGCTGGAATTTTAGAGAGCGCTACCAATCCCTGAATGAGATTTTGCAACACTTGGATTTGTTAGTTGCACAACCTCCGCTAGCTGAACCTCCGTTACTCGAAACTCCGCTACCTGAACCTCCCGTAGCCGAACCTCCGCCACCTGAACCTCCGGTAGTCAAAACTCCGGGTTCTGGGAAATCGCACTTTCGCCGATTGTTGTTAGGTTCTGTGGGAAGTGCTACTGCATTGGCGATCGTACTTTTAAGCCCCAAAAATTCGCCGCTAATCCCCAGAATTTCCCCGCTAATCCCCAGAATTTCCGCACAGCCAACGCCGACTACAGCATCCGCAGATGGTGTAAGTTCTGGCGAAAAACTTCTAGTACAAACCTCCGCCCTTTGGTCAAAACAAAGAGGAATTAGCGAATTTGCCGACTCAAATTATCCAGAAGCTTTTAAATTGCTCAAACAGTCATGGAGGGAAGATCGCAGAGATCCGGAAACTTTAATTTACATAAACAATGCCCTGCTGGAAGCGAGCGGTGCAGAGTATTATACCATCGCCATTGTTGTTCCCATCCGCAGAAATCAAGACGGTAGCATCGCCAACGCCAACTTAGCCGAAGAGCTGCTGCGCGGCATTGCTCAAGCTCAAACAGAAGTTAATTTAAGTCTCATCTCCAATGAGAGCAAGCGAGATTTTCCGGGTCAAGGATTTCTCCAACCAAAAGCTATTAACGGAAAAGGTCTTAAAGTCATCATTGCTGATGACGGAAATATTAAATCCTACGCAGTTCAAAGAGCAAATTACCTAGTCGAGCGGCCAGATATTCTAGCACTCATCGGACATTATACTAGCGACATGACTGTGGAAACAGTAGATATTTACAATCGCCATAAATTAGTCGCCCTTTCGCCGGGAAGCACCACAGAAGAACTGACCCGAAAACCCCGAAAATTTTTCTTTCGGACGGCTCCGACAACTAGCGTAGAAGCTGAAGGGTTAGTAAATCAATTGTTGAGCGTGGGGCGAAAAAAAGTTGCTGTTTTTTACAATCCCGACAGTCCGTTCAGCTATTCTTTGTGGGAACAATTTACCGAGCAATTTGAAGCCAAAGGAGGTAAAACTTATAGACTCAGAAATTATGAGAACTTATCCAAAAATGATTTCAACGCAGAAGCAGCGATCGAAGAAGTTGAGAAAGCCGGAATAAAAGCCATAGCACTCTTTCCAGACGGTCAAGTAACTAAGTCCGTAGAAAATGCGATCGAAATGATAAAAGCTAACGGCGATCGCAATTGGATTGTCGGGCCATGGACGCTGTACGAGCCGAGAACGCTAGAAGTAGCAAAACAGCTAAAATCTGTTGAAAAACTGGGAATATCCCTGTTTTGGCATCCGCTAGCAAGCTTTGACAAAAAATTTCCTATAAACGCGGAAAAATTGTGGGGAGGCCCGGTAAATACTCGATCGGCTTTAACCTACGACGCCGCCCGGACGCTGATTAAAGCCCTAGAAATGCAGGCGCAACCCACTCGCGAAGGAATGCAAAAAACCTTAGCCGATCCACACTTTAAAGCCGAGGGAGCCACGGGTATAATTGAGTTTGACTCGAAGACTGGCAATCGGAAAAATCCTCCCAAACGAGTAGCGCATATTGTACCCTGTTCTACAGCAATATATGGCGTTACCTTTGTGCCGATCGAATTTCCCACCGCCGCAGCCGCAGGTTTAAAGTGCGATTGA
- a CDS encoding PHP domain-containing protein, which produces MAVNFATSPASSLKPEAQNISALKQVFQTIDADSCPGSYNFHMHTVYSDGRLQPEKLMEQAIAGGLKGFAITDHHSTQGYVKAQLWLDNWKLNHPDKNSEAPSLWTGAEINAELLNNEVHILGYAFDPQHPSLQPYLRGKSTEGTYAYSAARVIEAIHEAGGLAVLAHPCRYRSTADQLIPEAARFGIDGVEIYYAYGNPNPWKPSPKQTALVKDLAETYGLLGTCGTDSHGLSLLVRI; this is translated from the coding sequence ATGGCTGTCAATTTCGCTACCTCCCCCGCTTCTAGTCTCAAACCAGAAGCCCAGAATATCTCAGCACTCAAACAAGTCTTTCAGACAATTGATGCCGATAGCTGTCCGGGTTCCTATAACTTTCATATGCACACAGTCTACTCCGACGGGCGATTGCAGCCAGAGAAATTGATGGAACAAGCCATAGCCGGAGGTCTCAAAGGCTTCGCTATCACCGACCACCACAGCACCCAAGGCTACGTTAAAGCTCAACTTTGGCTGGATAATTGGAAATTAAACCATCCCGACAAAAATAGCGAAGCACCTAGTCTTTGGACAGGCGCTGAAATTAATGCCGAATTGCTCAACAATGAGGTACACATTCTCGGTTACGCCTTCGATCCGCAACATCCCAGTCTCCAACCATACCTACGAGGTAAAAGCACTGAAGGTACTTATGCTTATTCAGCAGCCAGGGTAATTGAAGCTATTCATGAAGCAGGAGGTTTAGCAGTTCTCGCACATCCTTGCAGGTATCGATCGACCGCAGATCAACTAATCCCAGAAGCAGCCCGTTTCGGCATTGACGGTGTAGAAATTTACTATGCTTACGGTAATCCAAATCCTTGGAAACCGAGTCCCAAACAAACTGCTTTAGTCAAAGATTTAGCCGAAACTTATGGTTTGCTTGGAACTTGTGGCACGGACTCTCACGGCCTGAGTCTTCTAGTCCGAATCTAG
- a CDS encoding CO2 hydration protein has translation MKSTVLKPSAHPLSAYIDLLESGKALLPDSTENVVEVVGVLKSYGIVLDAYSRNLNYIAEEQFLVLFPFFKYFNGEVTLPKLMRYLWHDRINFEYAEYCMRTMLWHGGGGLDSYLDSPEFSRLAEKAIAAKLKGNFFMQALHKAFPNFLPEQVRMLAYYTGLGQFWRVMSDLFMDLSDSYDRGETKSISDVVDFVKAGLVAAASLPITYSVKIGSQVYDILPATANLTFLPDVAVPYVEAVFFRGTAFFGTVSYNAQAHQIPGEQKEFAYGALFADPLPIGGAGIPPTQLMQDMRHYLPEYLQEVYRTSCRGEDDVRVQICQSFQKSMFCVTTATIFGLAPHPMNTSDPEEKKANRAYLEGWMDRFGTSRLDWANQPTNRACQLFPER, from the coding sequence ATGAAAAGTACCGTATTAAAACCGTCTGCCCATCCCCTATCCGCATACATTGACCTCTTGGAATCAGGAAAAGCTTTACTGCCTGATTCTACGGAAAATGTAGTTGAAGTTGTCGGCGTTCTTAAAAGTTATGGTATTGTTTTAGATGCCTATTCTCGCAATCTCAATTATATTGCAGAAGAACAGTTTTTAGTGCTTTTCCCGTTTTTTAAATATTTCAATGGGGAAGTCACTCTGCCGAAGTTAATGCGCTATTTGTGGCACGACAGGATTAATTTTGAGTATGCTGAGTATTGCATGAGAACAATGCTTTGGCACGGCGGCGGGGGTTTGGACAGTTATTTGGATTCCCCGGAATTTAGCCGTTTGGCCGAAAAGGCGATCGCGGCTAAATTGAAAGGCAATTTTTTCATGCAGGCACTACACAAAGCATTTCCTAATTTTTTGCCGGAACAAGTGCGGATGCTGGCTTACTACACCGGCCTCGGTCAGTTTTGGCGGGTAATGAGCGATTTGTTTATGGACTTATCTGATTCCTACGATCGAGGGGAAACTAAGTCTATTTCTGATGTAGTTGATTTTGTCAAAGCCGGTTTAGTCGCCGCAGCCAGCCTACCGATTACCTACAGCGTCAAGATTGGCTCTCAAGTCTACGATATCCTGCCAGCGACGGCTAATTTGACATTTTTACCAGATGTAGCCGTGCCTTATGTAGAGGCTGTTTTCTTTCGGGGCACGGCATTTTTTGGCACAGTTTCATACAATGCTCAAGCTCATCAAATTCCGGGAGAACAAAAAGAATTTGCCTACGGTGCTTTGTTTGCTGACCCTTTACCTATTGGAGGTGCAGGGATTCCCCCAACTCAATTGATGCAAGATATGCGGCATTATTTGCCGGAGTATTTGCAGGAAGTTTATCGCACTAGCTGTCGCGGTGAAGATGATGTGCGGGTGCAAATTTGTCAGAGTTTTCAAAAGTCGATGTTTTGCGTGACGACGGCGACTATTTTTGGTTTAGCACCTCATCCAATGAATACCTCCGATCCAGAGGAAAAAAAGGCTAATCGAGCTTATTTAGAAGGTTGGATGGATCGATTTGGGACTTCTCGCTTGGATTGGGCAAATCAGCCCACTAACCGGGCCTGTCAGTTGTTTCCCGAACGGTAG
- a CDS encoding NADH-quinone oxidoreductase subunit M — protein MLSALIWIPMLAAALIGFWPGSVSSKIVRDVAIAIAGITFILSVILAVQFDASTSQLQFAEFIPWIDVLGLNYNLGVDGLALPLVILNTLLTGIAIYATDESIRRPRLYYSLILLITGGVTGAFLSQNLLLFFLFFEVELIPLYLLIAIWGGERRGYAATKFLIYTAFSGIVLLAAFLGTGWLSGASSFDMVAAAGASHLQGGLPLPLVRQIVLLAGVLLAFGIKMPLVPFHTWLPDAHVEASTPVSVLLAGVLLKLGTYGMLRFGLGLFPDAWAVAAPWLASWAVVSVLYGASCAIAQKDMKKIVAYSSIAHMGYILLASAAATPISMLGTVLQMVSHGLISGLLFLSVGVVYKKSGTRNIDVLKGLFNPDRGLPMIGSLMILGVMASAGIPGLAGFIAEFLIFRGSLPVFPVQTFLCMIGTGLTSVYFLIMVNRAFFGRLSDLVVNLPQVRWRDRIPSLILAIIIAIMGVQPGVLVALSEKTAIAMAANVPPQVKVIAQNLD, from the coding sequence ATGCTCAGTGCTTTAATCTGGATACCAATGTTGGCTGCTGCCCTGATTGGGTTCTGGCCCGGTTCAGTGAGTTCTAAAATAGTTCGGGATGTCGCGATCGCCATTGCGGGTATAACTTTTATTCTTTCGGTAATTTTGGCAGTTCAGTTTGATGCCAGTACCAGTCAGTTGCAGTTTGCGGAATTTATTCCTTGGATAGATGTTTTGGGATTGAATTACAATCTCGGTGTTGATGGTTTGGCTCTGCCTTTGGTAATTTTAAATACTCTGCTGACAGGAATAGCTATTTACGCTACGGATGAGTCGATCCGCAGACCTCGACTTTATTATTCTTTGATTCTGTTAATTACTGGCGGCGTAACAGGGGCTTTTTTATCTCAAAATTTGCTGCTATTTTTCCTATTTTTTGAGGTAGAATTGATTCCGCTTTACCTGTTAATTGCGATTTGGGGAGGCGAGCGTCGGGGTTATGCTGCTACTAAGTTTTTAATCTATACTGCATTTTCGGGAATTGTGCTGCTGGCTGCTTTCTTGGGGACTGGTTGGCTTAGCGGTGCTTCTAGTTTCGATATGGTGGCGGCAGCGGGCGCATCGCATTTGCAAGGAGGATTGCCATTGCCTTTGGTAAGGCAAATTGTTTTGCTGGCAGGGGTGTTGCTGGCTTTTGGAATTAAGATGCCTTTGGTGCCTTTTCATACTTGGCTGCCGGATGCTCACGTAGAAGCTTCGACGCCGGTTTCGGTGCTGCTGGCGGGGGTGCTTTTGAAGCTGGGAACTTATGGGATGCTGCGCTTTGGTTTGGGTTTGTTTCCCGATGCGTGGGCGGTGGCGGCACCTTGGTTGGCGAGTTGGGCTGTGGTAAGCGTGCTTTACGGGGCTAGTTGCGCGATCGCCCAAAAAGATATGAAAAAAATTGTAGCTTACAGTTCGATCGCTCACATGGGCTACATTTTGTTAGCTAGCGCCGCAGCTACTCCGATTAGTATGCTGGGAACTGTCTTGCAAATGGTTAGCCACGGTTTAATTTCGGGGCTGCTATTTTTGAGTGTCGGCGTTGTTTACAAAAAATCCGGCACCCGCAACATCGATGTGCTCAAAGGTTTGTTCAATCCCGATCGCGGTTTGCCGATGATTGGCAGTTTAATGATCCTCGGCGTGATGGCAAGTGCCGGCATTCCGGGTTTGGCTGGATTTATTGCTGAATTTTTGATATTTCGGGGCAGTTTGCCAGTATTTCCGGTGCAAACTTTCCTCTGCATGATCGGCACTGGTTTAACTTCAGTTTACTTTTTAATTATGGTCAACCGCGCCTTTTTCGGCCGCCTTTCGGATTTGGTGGTAAATTTGCCGCAAGTCCGCTGGCGCGATCGCATCCCTTCGCTGATTTTAGCAATAATTATCGCAATCATGGGAGTGCAGCCGGGAGTTTTAGTTGCTTTGAGCGAAAAAACTGCGATCGCAATGGCAGCTAATGTGCCACCGCAAGTTAAAGTGATTGCTCAAAACTTAGACTGA
- a CDS encoding Uma2 family endonuclease has translation MKSGSPSTRLTVADLEELQAILSEANLDYQLELVDGKIMVMGPSDIVSSEIGAELVSLLRNWVKPRKLGRVFDSSGGFILPNSDLRAPDVSFVVADRLKQSKRYFAELVPDLVVEIKSQSDRLQPLREKILSFIELGAKVGILIDPDKRTITIYTPQAEPVVLRDGDMISIPELLPGWEVAVTELWPIDFE, from the coding sequence ATTAAATCCGGTTCTCCTTCCACCCGCCTCACCGTTGCCGACTTGGAAGAACTGCAAGCTATACTCTCGGAAGCAAATCTAGACTACCAATTAGAACTGGTAGACGGGAAGATTATGGTTATGGGCCCATCAGACATTGTATCGAGCGAAATAGGAGCAGAGTTAGTCAGTCTTTTGCGTAACTGGGTCAAACCTCGCAAACTCGGACGAGTGTTTGACTCCAGCGGCGGGTTTATCCTTCCCAATTCCGATCTCAGAGCACCCGATGTTTCGTTTGTGGTAGCCGATCGCCTCAAACAAAGTAAAAGGTATTTTGCCGAACTCGTTCCCGACTTAGTTGTAGAAATCAAATCTCAGTCCGATCGCCTCCAACCCCTGCGAGAAAAAATTTTATCATTTATCGAACTCGGAGCAAAAGTAGGAATATTAATCGACCCGGACAAGCGCACAATAACAATTTACACTCCCCAAGCAGAGCCAGTGGTATTGAGAGACGGCGACATGATTTCAATTCCCGAACTTTTGCCCGGTTGGGAAGTTGCGGTGACAGAATTGTGGCCGATCGATTTTGAATAA
- a CDS encoding NAD(P)H-quinone oxidoreductase subunit F, with amino-acid sequence MTQFLLQACWWVPLYGLIGAILTLPWSTGTVRRTGPRPAAYFNLLMTVLAFLHGSVIFTATWDQPPQQLLVHWVQAADLDLSFAIEISTVSVGAMELVSVLSLLAQIYALGYMEKDWALARFFGLMGFFEAAISGIAISDSLLLTYALLEVLTLSTYLLVGFWYAQPLVVTAARDAFLTKRVGDVPLLMGVVTLSTLAGSLNFSDLETWAETATLSPVVATLLGLALISAPTAKCAQFPFHLWLDEAMEGPNPASIMRNTVVVGAGAYVLIKLQPVLALSPVADAVLVVLGAVTAVGASLVAIAQIDIKRALSHSTSASLGLVFIAVGLNQVDIALLLLFAHSIAKGLLFMSVGSIITTTNTQDLTEMGGLWSKMPATTTAYLVGAAGMVALLPLGNFWAMRRWLNGFWTVPLWLVIVLLLVNGLTALNLTRIFGLVFVGKPQPKTRRAPEVGWPMALPMVILTVMGLLVPWMLQEWQLLISWTGPWAETGDFDALNLLLKTLDTPLLLLSGLIGVAVGVAIYWYGVLPRPVRLPMPAVQDLFAYDFYIDRVYRLTVVWAVAFISKISAWTDKYVVDGAVNLFGFATIFSGEGLKYTGTGQSQFYVLTIAGGVAVLLALIIWQF; translated from the coding sequence ATGACTCAATTTCTCCTCCAAGCCTGTTGGTGGGTACCTTTATATGGCTTGATAGGCGCAATTTTAACTTTGCCGTGGTCTACCGGCACCGTTCGCAGAACTGGCCCGAGACCTGCTGCTTACTTCAATTTGCTGATGACGGTGTTGGCTTTCCTGCACGGGTCAGTTATTTTTACAGCGACTTGGGATCAACCGCCCCAACAGTTGCTCGTGCACTGGGTGCAAGCAGCCGATTTAGATTTGTCTTTTGCAATAGAAATCTCCACAGTCAGCGTCGGAGCAATGGAGTTAGTTAGTGTTCTGAGTTTGCTAGCACAAATTTACGCTCTAGGCTACATGGAAAAAGACTGGGCGCTAGCTCGATTTTTTGGGCTGATGGGTTTTTTTGAAGCAGCAATTAGCGGCATTGCCATTAGCGACTCGCTGCTTCTAACTTACGCTTTGTTGGAAGTGCTGACGCTTTCAACTTACTTGTTAGTCGGGTTTTGGTACGCTCAACCGCTGGTAGTAACAGCCGCTAGAGATGCGTTTTTAACCAAGCGTGTAGGAGACGTGCCACTGCTGATGGGAGTAGTGACGCTTTCAACTTTAGCGGGAAGTTTGAATTTTTCCGATTTGGAAACATGGGCTGAAACTGCAACTTTGTCTCCTGTAGTGGCGACTCTTTTAGGTTTGGCTTTAATCTCCGCACCTACGGCAAAGTGCGCTCAATTTCCGTTCCATTTGTGGCTCGACGAGGCGATGGAAGGGCCAAACCCGGCTTCGATTATGAGGAATACCGTAGTTGTGGGCGCTGGGGCTTATGTTTTGATTAAACTTCAGCCTGTTTTAGCGCTTTCCCCGGTCGCAGATGCGGTACTCGTGGTTTTGGGTGCGGTGACGGCTGTTGGCGCTTCCTTGGTGGCGATCGCCCAAATCGACATCAAAAGAGCACTATCGCATTCTACCAGCGCCTCTTTGGGTTTGGTGTTTATCGCCGTGGGGCTAAATCAAGTTGACATTGCTTTGCTGTTGCTGTTCGCCCACTCGATCGCCAAAGGCCTATTATTCATGAGCGTAGGGTCAATTATTACCACAACTAACACTCAAGATTTAACAGAAATGGGTGGGTTGTGGTCGAAGATGCCTGCCACGACTACGGCTTATTTAGTAGGCGCTGCGGGGATGGTAGCGCTGTTGCCTCTGGGAAACTTTTGGGCGATGCGACGCTGGCTCAACGGTTTTTGGACGGTGCCTTTGTGGCTGGTAATTGTGCTGCTTTTAGTTAACGGTTTGACAGCGCTAAATTTAACTCGCATATTCGGTTTAGTGTTTGTGGGAAAACCGCAGCCGAAAACTCGCAGAGCTCCCGAAGTTGGTTGGCCGATGGCTTTGCCGATGGTAATTTTGACGGTGATGGGGCTGTTGGTGCCTTGGATGTTGCAGGAGTGGCAACTATTAATTAGTTGGACTGGGCCTTGGGCGGAAACGGGAGATTTTGATGCTTTAAATTTGCTTTTGAAGACGCTCGATACGCCGCTGTTGTTGTTATCTGGGTTGATTGGCGTTGCGGTTGGGGTGGCTATTTATTGGTACGGGGTTTTACCTCGACCGGTACGACTGCCGATGCCGGCGGTGCAGGATTTGTTTGCTTACGATTTTTATATCGATCGAGTTTACCGCTTGACTGTCGTTTGGGCTGTGGCTTTTATTTCTAAAATCAGCGCTTGGACGGATAAGTATGTGGTGGATGGGGCGGTGAATTTGTTCGGTTTTGCCACAATTTTCAGCGGTGAAGGGTTGAAGTACACCGGCACCGGTCAGTCGCAGTTTTATGTGTTGACTATTGCGGGGGGGGTGGCTGTGTTGCTGGCGTTGATTATTTGGCAGTTTTAA
- a CDS encoding carbon dioxide-concentrating mechanism protein CcmK, with the protein MSIAVGMIETKGFPAVVEAADAMVKAARVTLVGYEKIGSARVTVIVRGNVSEVQASVAAGVESVKRVNGGEVVSTHIIARPHENLEYVLPIRYTEAVEQFRGY; encoded by the coding sequence ATGTCAATTGCCGTGGGAATGATTGAGACAAAAGGTTTTCCCGCTGTTGTGGAAGCTGCCGATGCTATGGTCAAAGCTGCCCGCGTTACCCTCGTGGGCTATGAAAAAATCGGCAGCGCCCGCGTCACAGTAATTGTGCGCGGCAACGTGTCGGAAGTCCAAGCCTCAGTCGCCGCAGGAGTGGAATCCGTCAAGCGCGTGAACGGCGGAGAAGTTGTCTCTACCCACATTATCGCTCGCCCCCACGAAAACCTAGAATACGTTCTGCCGATTCGATATACAGAAGCAGTAGAACAATTCCGAGGCTACTAA
- a CDS encoding carbon dioxide-concentrating mechanism protein CcmK, with protein MAIAVGMIETLGFPAVVEAADAMVKAARVTLVGYEKIGSARVTVIVRGDVSEVQASVAAGVESVKRVNGGQVMSTHIIARPHENLEYVLPIRYTEAVEQFREGVSGIRPLNRS; from the coding sequence ATGGCAATTGCAGTTGGCATGATCGAAACCTTAGGCTTTCCCGCAGTGGTAGAAGCCGCTGACGCGATGGTCAAAGCAGCCCGCGTCACCTTGGTAGGCTACGAAAAAATCGGTAGCGCTCGGGTTACGGTGATTGTAAGAGGAGATGTCTCGGAAGTGCAAGCTTCTGTCGCAGCCGGAGTAGAGTCAGTGAAGCGCGTTAACGGCGGACAAGTGATGTCCACCCACATTATCGCCCGCCCTCACGAAAACTTAGAGTACGTGTTGCCCATTCGCTACACCGAAGCTGTAGAACAGTTCCGCGAAGGCGTGAGCGGCATTCGCCCCCTCAACAGATCTTAA
- a CDS encoding carbon dioxide concentrating mechanism protein CcmL has product MQMAKVLGTVVSTQKEPTLRGSKFLLLQFIDEEGSPVPGYEVAADCVGAGIDEWVLVTRGSAARIAPGSENRPIDALVVGIIDTVNVENRLIYSKKDDPYG; this is encoded by the coding sequence ATGCAAATGGCCAAAGTTCTCGGCACAGTTGTCAGTACCCAAAAAGAGCCGACACTGAGAGGATCGAAATTTCTACTGCTGCAATTCATCGATGAGGAAGGTTCGCCAGTTCCCGGCTATGAGGTAGCCGCTGACTGTGTGGGTGCTGGTATAGATGAATGGGTTTTAGTAACCCGAGGCAGCGCAGCCCGGATCGCGCCCGGGAGCGAAAACCGTCCGATCGATGCTCTGGTAGTAGGCATTATAGATACTGTCAATGTAGAAAACCGCCTCATTTACAGTAAAAAAGACGACCCATACGGCTAG